Proteins encoded within one genomic window of Catharus ustulatus isolate bCatUst1 chromosome 10, bCatUst1.pri.v2, whole genome shotgun sequence:
- the CHRND gene encoding acetylcholine receptor subunit delta translates to MSHVCVFLCAGFVSVCPCVSVPTFLSHDHVLPCVCHSCMFMSALLCSTEMHSPGLFLLPLLLYHPALANHPYGVALSLVTSEPPGLPDPTPPGGLCVNHEERLIHYLFEEKGYDKELRPVVSNDEAVDVYLALTLSNLISLKEVDETLTTNVWLEHGWNDYRLQWNKSEFGDIEVLRLPPDMLWLPEIVLENNNDGLFEVAYYCNVLIYDTGYVYWLPPAIFRSTCLINVDFFPFDWQNCSLRFRSLAYSALEINMHLKTDEDPDTGKSYPVEWIIIDPEGFTENGEWEIIHRPARKNTYPDIPLDTSEHQDITFYLIIKRKPLFYVINIVIPCILIAFMVILVFYLPADSGEKMTLVISVLLAQSVFLLLISQRLPATSHAIPLIGKYLLFIMLLVTAVVIISVVVLNFHFRTPSTHIMSDWVREVFLETLPRLLGMTQPSESPASAPCIRRCSSAGYIAKAEEYFSVKSRSELMFEKQSERHGLTSRVTPARLAPLGMDSGEEQPYEHVKPVIDNANYIVKHMRDENSYNEEIDNWNRVARTLDRLCFFIITPTLVVGTLWIFLMGIYNHPPPLPFAGDPYDYREENKRFV, encoded by the exons ATGTCTCATGTCTGTGTCTttctctgtgctgggtttgtaTCTGtttgtccctgtgtgtctgtgcccacGTTCCTGTCCCATGACCATGTGCTCCCATGTGTCTGTCATTCCTGCATGTTCATGTCTGCTCTactgtgcagcacagaaatgcattCTCCTGGCCTGTTCCTCCTCCCTCTACTCTTATACCACCCTGCCCTTGCCAACCATCCCTATGGGGTGGCATTGAGCCTAGTAACCTCTGAGCCCCCTGGTTTGCCTGACCCCACACCCCCAGGTGGGCTCTGTGTGAACCATGAGGAGCGGCTCATCCACTACCTGTTCGAGGAGAAGGGCTATGACAAAGAATTGCGCCCTGTGGTTTCCAATGACGAGGCTGTGGATGTCTACCTGGCCCTCACCCTCTCCAACCTAATCTCACTG AAAGAGGTGGACGAGACGCTCACCACCAACGTATGGCTCGAGCAC ggctggaaCGATTACCGCCTGCAGTGGAACAAGTCTGAGTTCGGGGACATCGAGGTGCTCCGCCTGCCGCCAGACATGCTGTGGCTGCCAGAGATAGTCCTGGAGAACAA caatGATGGGCTCTTCGAGGTCGCCTACTACTGCAATGTCCTCATCTACGACACGGGCTACGTCTACTGGCTGCCACCTGCCATCTTCCGCAGCACCTGCCTCATCAATGTTGATTTCTTCCCCTTTGACTGGCAGAACTGCTCCCTCAGATTCAG GTCGCTGGCATACAGTGCTCTGGAGATCAACATGCACTTGAAGACGGACGAAGACCCAGACACGGGGAAGTCTTACCCAGTGGAGTGGATCATCATTGACCCCGAAGGCTTCACAG agaatggggaatgggaaatcaTCCACCGCCCAGCCCGCAAGAACACCTACCCTGACATTCCCCTGGACACCAGCGAGCACCAGGACATCACCTTCTACCTCATCATCAAGCGCAAGCCGCTCTTCTATGTCATCAACATCGTCATACCCTGCATCCTCATCGCCTTCATGGTCATCCTTGTCTTCTACCTGCCTGCTGACA GTGGTGAGAAGATGACCCTGGTAATCTCAGTGCTCTTGGCCCAGTCTGTGTTCCTCCTGCTGATCTCCCAGCGCCTGCCTGCCACTTCCCATGCCATCCCCCTCATCGGCAA GTATCTGCTTTTTATCATGCTTCTGGTGACAGCCGTGGTGATCATCTCTGTCGTGGTTCTCAACTTCCACTTCcgcacccccagcacccacatCATGTCTGACTGGGTCAGAGAG GTCTTCCTGGAGACCCTGCCCCGGCTGCTGGGCATGACACAGCCGTCCGAGAGTCCGGCGAGCGCCCCGTGCATCCGGCGCTGCAGCTCGGCCGGCTACATCGCCAAGGCGGAGGAATACTTCAGCGTCAAGTCCCGCAGCGAGCTCATGTTCGAGAAGCAGTCGGAGCGGCACGGGCTGACCAGCCGCGTCACCCCTGCCC GTTTGGCGCCGCTGGGCATGGACTCGGGCGAGGAGCAGCCCTACGAGCACGTCAAACCCGTCATTGACAATGCCAACTACATCGTCAAGCACATGAGGGATGAAAACAGCTACAATGAG GAGATCGACAACTGGAACCGCGTGGCACGGACCCTGGATCGCCTGTGCTTCTTCATCATCACCCCCACGCTGGTGGTGGGCACCCTCTGGATCTTCCTCATGGGCATCTACAACCACCCCCCGCCACTGCCCTTTGCCGGAGACCCCTACGACTACCGGGAGGAGAACAAGCGCTTCGTCTAG